In the genome of Mustelus asterias chromosome 9, sMusAst1.hap1.1, whole genome shotgun sequence, the window ggggtgacctgatacatGCCTTAGTGGTTTTGAAGCATTGTTATTGTGTCTACTAATTGATGAGCTGGTAATGGGTACAAATTTAATATAATTGCAAAAGAGATTAGGAAAAAAATCCTTCAGGGagggtggttagaatgtggaattctctgctgCTAACTATTGTTGAAGTAGAGTCCGTAATTATTAGGAAAGTAGAATTAAAGTTAATGTTTAAATGTAACATTCAATGAACACATCTCATATTGTTTCTTAAGCATTCAAATCTGGAAATGTTTCCTTACTTGTATGATTTTAATTGACCCAATTTTGCAGgtcagcagtgaaggaatggtgctcACTATCAGTTTGCTTACAGCTTCCCACATAATATCTTTGGGTTTTAGTGCAGAAGTCTGCTCTGATCTGGTGTGTCACCTCTACAGGGTATGTGTGCGATGTGCAAACATGACTAGCAATAATGAAGCTTTTCAACCAATTAGATTGAAGAACTCTCACTGAAGCAAGTACCCCAAGTTCACTCTGTTGCATGTCTTTCAATGCCTAGTCTAATAGTGAGGCCTGCTATAGTGCAACCTGTGCAAGAGAAgcgtatctctgacagcaactaCTGGATTTCCATGCATAGCTGTGAATGTGGAAACCAGCTATGCTGATttttaattcgttcatgggacgtggACATTGCTAGTtgtgaatttattgcccatccataactgcccttgaactgagtggcttgctaggccatttcagagcacatttaagaatcaaccacatttaaTTCATAATGATAGTAAGTGTTGTTAGTCTCACTTAATATTAATGCAACATATGGCCAATATTTACCTAAACATTTTTACTTTATTCCTTCCTTATTTGGGAGCACTGATCATTGGGATTGATACCATTTTAGCTCATGTACTGGTGGTTGTTCACTCTAAGCGAAAAAATAGATTGAACTTGTATTTGCCACAGTTAAACGTATGAAATTCCCTTCCAATTAGCGCTTAATAATTCTAGACAAATGCTAAGGATGTCAATTCATTGTTGTTGTATGaccttgttttatttttaaacattttcttcTTAGCAACCACATAACATTTTGCAGAGACGTTTACTAGAAACCAACTTGTCCAAATTCCAAGCCAACAACCGAGGGACGTGGTCTTCTATTAATTCGTTTCCAGTTCAAAACAAAAACTTTCAACAAACTAAACAAGAACTTCACAAAATAACACATGAAGATGACCTGATATTTGTATGTTGCAAGGTAATTGATACtttcttccaaaaggcatttccaAAATGACTAAAGCCAGTTAATTGTAGATTATCCTATCTGTGTAAATAATTATGTTTCTGTTTAAGTATGGCTTAAATATAAGCCACATGTAAATATAAGCTGACAAACTCCATTAGAGTCATGTTTGAGCTTCTTCTATTGCAGAGTTTATTGATGCATTTGCATGTTTTGATGTAATGGCACCACTGCAGCATTGATCCTAAAGTTAACttataaaaagtttatttattagtcacaaataaggattacattaacactgcaatgaagtcactgtgaaatgccCCTTGGTGCCTCCTGGTGTATATATTGAAGTtctgatttttttatttattcatgggacaagggcatcgctggctggccagcatttattgcccatccctagttgcccttgagaaggtggtggtgagttgccttcttgaatcgctgcagcccatattctgtgggttgatccacatgctgttagggagggaattccaggattttgacccagtgactgcgaaggaacggcgacatatttccaagtcaggatggtgagtggcttggaggggaacttgcaggtggttgcattcccagttatctgctgcccttgtccttctagatggaagtagtcgtgggtttggaaggtgctgtctaaagatctttggtgaattgctgcaatgcatcttgtagatagtacacactgctgctactgagcataagtggtggagggactgaatgtttgtagatgtggtgccaatcaaccgggctgctttgtcctggatggtgtcaagcttcttgagtgttgttggagctgtagccatccaggcaagtggggagtattccatcacattcctgacttgtggcttgtagatggtggatagggtctggggagtcaggaggtgagttactcgccacagtattcctagcctctggcctgttcttgtagccactgtatttatgtgataagtccagttgagtttctggtcaatggtaacctcaaggatTTTGACAGGGgggtattcagtgatggttacaccattgaatgttaaggggcggtggttagagtgttccTTATTAGTGATAGTCTTGCCAGGTATTTGTGTGGCCcgaatattatttgccacttgtcagcccaagcctggatattgtccaaatcttgttgcatttgaacatggactgcttcagtatctgaggagtcgtgaatggtgctgaacattgtgcaatcatcggtgaacatccccacttctgaccttatgatggagggaaggtcattgatgaagcagctgaagattgttgggcctaggacactaccctgagggactcctgcagcaatgtcatggagctgagatgactgaccatcTACAactataaccatcttcctttgtaccaggtctgactccaaccagtggagagtttgcccccgatacccatcgattccagtttcactagggctccttgaaACACCTATTTGAAATACCTATTCATCCAATCCTTATTGTATAAACTATTGCATAGATTGTTATCATGTCTATTTGTTTGTATCAGTGAGCCTTACCCAGTGTAAGTAATCACcacctctgggcggcacggtggcacagtggttagcactgctgcctcacagtgccagggacccgggttcgattcctggcttgggtcattgtctgtgtggagtttgcacgttctcctcgtgtctgcgtgggtatcctccggatgctctggtttcctcccacattctgaaagacgtgctggttagatgcattgacccgaacaggcgccagactgtggtgactaagggaatttcacagtaacttcattgcagtgttaatgtaagcctgcgaaggaacggcgactaataatgtgactaataaataaactttactttagggcAGGAGAAATGAAGGAAGAAAACTTAAGGAGTAAAAATATATATGAGTAACAACAGGACAGAATGCATACAGTGTTACAATCCTGTGGTGTTTGCATTACAATAAGAATTTCACCTGACCAAAATTTATTTTAATCAAACATGATCCACTCACTAGTTGTTGCAGATGGATCCAGCACCTTACTCTAAAAGGTTCAACACAACAGATCTACTGTTTAGCAAGATTGTTATAATACATTTAATGCCGTTATTACTCACCATTGATCTCTGTTGCAACCCATGTCTGCAAAATACTATTGTAGTTCCACAATTACATGATTTATCAATATATCCTGGAAGGTTCTAAGTCTGTTTTCATCTTTTTAAGTGTGCTGGAATAGAGATGAAAGTACAGATTGACACTGGTTCTCGATATAATCTCATTTCATCTGCCTGTGTGGATAAACTAGGGTAGGTAATGCTGCAGCACTTCATTTAACAATTATTTTGCTTGTATATTTCTCATCCAATGGCAGCACTGATTCAGGTTGCAGCCAAAAAACTGTATGGTTTATTGGACAGAACATGATTTCACATGATGGGATGGGAATAGCTCTAGTGTGAATGTACAGACATCACCACAGATGGTTGGAATAATGATATGTTCTGGCTGAAGGCCTACTGGGATTTGTAAACAACTCAAGCAGAAGTACATTCTTCAAAATACATTTAAAGGAGTGACGCTCTCTATAATGTTTCAAAGATAATTTTCCACATTTGCTGATATTGTACAAGATGACATTATAGAATGTGTGATAAATTTCTGTGGCACAAtaacatttaattttttttaaagttaccaACTCTGGGGGAAATGAATGGAAGCTATCACAAGATTACATTAAGTGACCAGGATTATGCCATAGGTTATTCCTGGTTTTTCCATGAATTCACTTTATTAGGAAATTAGCATTTCAATCTGACAACtatttgaattaatttaaaagTAAATTAAAATGAAATTTATTGATTCATGTATGGAGTGGGAACCTGCTTTGGGACCGAAAATTATTGATAGTACTATAATAGTAGTACAattttttcattttaattttatgCTTTATGTGAATATAGTACATTAACAGTATTCTAATAAAAACAATGGCCAAAGCTCATAAAATAGGATGCAACCAAATTTAATAAGAGCAAAAGATATGTAATAAACCAGAAAATAATTATCCAGGTGGTGCAAATCTTGGATGATAGAAAACACAAGATTATTTGAAACAAATCATCCACAGTCCATCTGGTTGATCCCAAAGAATTAACATTTTTCAATCTCCAACTCCCCAAATGTTTGTCTAATTGTCCTTTAAACCTACCTGCCTCCATTGCCTCAAAAAGTGTTCACTACTATCTGTGTTGAACAATTTAATCCAAGCAGGTTGTGCATCTTCTGTCTCTAAGCTTGAGGTTGAGTTTGTTGGTTCCAGAGTTTGTCACAGTTAAAGGATTCAATTCATATGCTCCCTTAAGGATCTTCAAGAGTGTTTCTCCTGAGCTTTCTTGGCAGAGTAAACACCCCCGGTTGTTTTACTTTTGTTTATTGCTCAGTTGCCTTAATATAAGTATCAGCTCAGCTTCAGTTTTCTCCACTGCTTCCAAACAGAAGGAAAACATACTTGGAAGTGCAGAACTTCAATACGGTTGAGAAGAGGGATATGTTACCAAAGCTtcacatcttgcactcatcagaataaatgcaagaatgccaaaatttcaagtgatcacaatttatagcacagaagaaagggggggggggggtggtggtggtggggaagagaTTGGTTAGCAAAACTCTGAttgatcaaggcattgccatggagaatgcaacagAGAACTTTGGGTTCCAGACTCATGGACAATTCAAAACAAATGCaatgcttgaacatattcctttgttTGAAGAGAACGGGTTCCTGATTATAAATGTATGCCACTTGCAGCAAGCTTCAATGAGTCACATTATGATCTCCACTGATTACCTTAAATTGTTTATTAGTGTAGCTATTAGTGCACTCgcgattgtttagcaagtgctgaCCAATTGTGAATCACTAACAGGAGACATTTTGTTTTGGGCTTTGTAAGAGCAGGCTGGTTGAGTATGGTCTGTATTCTGCCGATTACGAACAAACATAGGTTGTTATACAATACTGTACTTATGGTaggtatatgtgtgtatgtatagatatatatacatataaagtATGTTGTGATTTATagattgttgtaggtaaaaacaTCAGGAGAGGATTGACTGACTGGGTCTCTTTACTCTTGCAAAAAAaaggttgaagggtgacctaatagaggtctttaaaattatgaaatgttTAGATAAGAGTGGATGCAATGGTATTGTTCTCTGTTGCATAACTAGAGACTATCaatgtaagatagtcactaaGAAATTCAATAGGGGGTTTAAGAAAAAATTTATTTATCTGAAGggtagtgagaatgtggaacttgctacctcaGGTGCTGGTTGAAGCATATCGTATGTatgtatttaaggggaaactaggcAAAAATTTGAGGGAGAAGAGCATAGATGGCTGTGCAGGTAGATTTATATCAGAAATGAAGGGAGGGcgctcaagtggagcataaacattagCATAGACAGATTAGGCTGAATTACCTTTATTTGTGCCTAATATCCAATGTAAGGCTAAGTAAAAACTGAAGAAACGTACTGTTTGATTTAATCAGCGAATCTTTGGGTGTATGGCCTACATAACTGACATTGAAATTGATACACAATGTTGCCTAATTGTATGATAACCCTGACTGGGTCTGGCAAGGGTAGAGTGAGGTTGCTGAGGCCATTGTTGCAGAGAGACCATCCATTGGCCAAAGAATGCACAAAGAGAAGGATCCTCCCACTGAGCACCTAGGGAGGCCAGTGTTTACCTGATGGTTTCTCCACATGCCAGAAGGCCCACCTGCCACTGATAAGTGCCAGCgcaagtgggaataggcccttaaTTGGCAACTTATGTGACCCAATTGGCCCCTGGGCTGACTGTCACTTTCCCTGCTGTTGACAAAATGGCATGGCAGTGGGAAGTTGAAGGgcactccacctccccaccttttCTCACCATTTTACGGGCCCATTCCACCTCTTGACCTGAACCAGGGGGCTGTCAAATTTATTTCAATTATCTTGAACATTTTATCTtacacaacacacacattttATCCTACAATATATAGCACAGTATGAAAAGAAGTAAGACAAAAGCAAATTCAGTTCCCTTAAATAAGTTTGGGGATTCTTTGCATAAGACAGATGAGTTTGACATGCCACAATAGCAGATCTCCTAATAGGAATAGCTATAAGCAGGCAGGACTGTGGAAAAGGGAAGGCTATGTATGAGAATTCATGACTAATCATATTGGGTTGCATTGCTCACATTGGCACATTTGAATTTGGAAATGTAACTTGGGGAATCATGAATGATGTTTCACATTTCTGATGGAGATTTTGacaagaagcgatcacagtagcACTGAATTTATGTGTTGAAAGTATGGCATTCTCCTGTACTCATCCTCTTgaaactgatgcaccatagacCTCTTtgctctgaatatttttaatcaTGCCCCTCATaccgttttttaaaaaactgtccatggtacatggacatcgctggcaggGTGACACCTTggtcatttgttgcccattccttggcaacatttatgagtcaaccacattgttgtgcgtctggaatcacatgtaggccagactaggcaaGGATGACAAACTTTCTTCCCTAAAAGCTTGAGTGaactagattttttttttcttcaaatgACAATCAATGCTGGATGGttaccgttactgagactagttttgaattccagatcttttggtaaattgaatttaaatttcagcaactgccatgatgggatttgaacccacatcacCAGAACACAAGCCTAGGCCTCATGTTTAGTAGCCCAGTGATATTACCTCTATTACAGTATTATGTAAACATTATCCAATTCCAATCTTCAAAATTACTAATtcaaaaatcaaaccaaaaatacCTTATTTTTATAGGTTGAAAGAACTTGTGAAAACAGACAAGGGTGAAACTGAAAAAATGGGAATGCCATTTATTTCCAAGGCGAAAGGTCAAATAGAAAATATTGGAATTGCTATAGGACAACTTAATATTGAGTGTTCAGcagctgtagtgggtaagttttcAGACTTACTAGAATTGTAATTTCTTAAATAATCCCACATTTTTACTGTTTAGTTTTAAATGTACAATGAATGGATTGTCCTTAATATCTATAATCTAAGATTCTAGTGGATGTGAGTATTTCGCACAATTGTGCCAACTGAGGTAAAATTAACAATGTAATTTCAAGGTAAGTTGAATAATAATAACAGAAATGTTAGATTAGAATTGATATATACTTGCAGGTTGAGTGTCCATCCATTCCCTGCATCTACATCCGGCAGCTTAATAAGTACAAGTtacaaaaataaatatatattctTGTGGATATTGTAGTATGTAGAGCTTAGGCTGGTCTGTAGTATTCCAGGGGCTTGTTGGCGATTGACAAGACAACCAGGTTCACTAGGGACCTTGAAGGTGGAAATGTGGTCCAATTTCAATTTTCTCCAGATAAACCTGAGCTAGCATTACTTTGTGCCAGGCAGGCTGAACTAAGTTTAGTACTGCTCTATGCAAGTAAGTTATATCGTTTTAGCTGATAAAATTTCACCGAAGCCCTTAGGTCTACCTGGGAGTCATTAAACTTGGCTATATTCTCTGAGCTGAGGCAGATTGGACCTGAACACTTAATAAGCAAACAGAACCTACTTGTGTGGATTTCTCACTAAATCCTAAGGGGATTGGTTTCTGTTCTACTCAATGCTCAGCTATCTCAAATATCAGTCCAGCAAGGAAAGTGTAAAACAAATGAATATTACAGGAACAAAGCTGCATCTTCTGCTTAGGCTGAACTTGATGAATTCACATTTCCCTGTAGGGTCAGTAGTGTAGTACGGAGCCATTTAAACCAAGAAATGCTCATTGTCTATTCATGGTTTCTATAAAAGTAACTTATTGTAATGAGTTTAAGTGAATATGTTGCAATTTATTTGAATGttgtggttggggtggggagtggagtTGACAAATGTTTCTGCTCTTGATCACTGACATCTACTGGCAGTGTTTACATGTGAACGCTAGTTAGGGGAGGTAGGGATTGAAATATGATGCTCTGTAAGTGACTTGTCTCACaagtgaaaaatgtgaggtattgGATGGCCACCAGCATTCACAAAAGAACAGTGAGATAGAGAGGAAAATATTGTAATCAATGCTTTCTTTTAACTGCCTTTAGTGCTGAAACATACTACATGCCTAGATGTAAACAGATGAAGAATTCGTTTAATGCAAGTTATTGCTTCAATTTAAATGCTAAAATTTTTAAAGTGCAGAAATCTACCCTTCTTCGCTTGTACTAAGCAGTAGCAATTTTCAGTTTATAAAGACAGTCAGAATATGATACTATTGCAGAAATTGTTGTTACTAGGAATACTCAACAAATTATTTTAATGTTGCTCTAAGGCCTTTCACATTCAATTATTTTCCTCCTTGACAGATGATGATGATGAAAAAACTCTTTCCCTTGGGCTGCAGACACTGAGGTCTTTGAAGGTAAAATGTCACAAATCATTACCTTATATGTTTGGAAGAGACATTTTGTGCAGGATTTTCCCATGGGCCTTAGGACATCGCTATTTGGACTAAATGGGGTTCCCAAGCCCACATCTGCTGACAGGTGGAGTTATTTACCTGAAGGCATGGGCTGCTAATCAGAAGACCTGTAGCTCTGAAGTCTCAGCAGCCCTATCACAACAGGTAGACTCCACTGAGGCAGGTCAGAAATCAAGAAGGATGTATCTTTGGAGGGAAAGTTTTAAACAAAGGACAGAATTTTCCTGATACTGGGATGACAGGTGGGGGAGCTATGAAGTAGTGGGGAGCCATGTCATGCATTGAGATGGCTCTGTGACATATTCTTACTGTAAGGATCATTATCCAGAGGTGGGCCAGGATGCAGATTAGTTGCCTGCTGAATGGATACAGACAGCCAATTAAATAATTAAGGCCCCAATTAAGGGTGATTTAGAGGGCCCATCAGCATTTTGCCAGCAGTACAATTTCCCCCGCCTCTTGGAGACAGGTATCATCTCAATGGTAGTGCCCTACCTGTGGCAGGCTGTGGTGCCATCAGAGCTGAAGGTTCAAGACCCCACTGATGGGGCCGCAGAAGAAAAGCCCCCAACAAAACCCCTAAATTTGATTAGTCTTACACCCCTGAGGGCATCTCCATTTTGAGATGCCCTGGCATTCTCAAAACTGCCTTAGCAGAGTCTATTACTCTTGGTGAAGCTGCTGAGACTATAGAGCCTATAGTTCTGATAGCCTCCCAGAGTGCTGCAGGGACACGACCTCTATTAAGCTGAAGGCTCTGTGTGTGTTGGAAAACTATGCTTTGTCAGCAAAATGCCAGAGGGGCCCTCCAGATCACCATTAATTGGGGCCTgaagtgtgcaaattgactgtctGCCTCCATTCAGCAGGCACCTATTCTGGCTGACACTGGGCAACTTTCTTAGCAATGGGAATGTTGGGGAGTTTTTTTCCTGGCCACCCAACATCTAAGTTCATCATCCGAGGCCAGGAACATTCTGCCTTTTGTGTCCTATTTTCACCTTCAGTAACGTCTACTCTATTTCACCCTTAGTGCATCATTGACATGGAAAAGCAATATTTAATTATTGGAGAGAAGGAAAAAGAGGAGATTCCATTTCTAGGTATTGACAACATTGAAGATTGGTAAGTGCAATGAAAGTGGTTTGCAAACAATACTACATTGCATTAATATGCACGTTGAAGAAGAATAAGTTGATTTTAAGCTCCTACCGTAGCGGAGGTGGTGCAGGTTCTCTGAGTCAGGGAAAGATTTCATCCAGCTTATGTTACAAAGTAATGTACCATTAGTGGTGGCTCTGACCATTCGTTCTTCCTGCTGGTAAGACTGCCCTCTTCACCCTACTAATGGTTTCACTGACAGAAGGAAAGAAGCTAACCATGACTGGCAGGAAAGCAGGATATTGCACCCTGAAAATAATAATGTGAAATGACACATGTGGATAGGCTGTAGAAAAATGTGCTAAAAATGGGAAGGTGCCCTCTAATGTGCTTATTATAAGAAGCATACAAGAGCAACATTGCTGATGCAGAAAAGAGCACATCTGCTTGCTTATCAGAAGCAAGTGTGCTAACTACAGAAAGAGCACTTGTAGGTGTGCTTGGTGTGAAATATCACTCAGAAACATTTGCGTGAATCCAGAAATAGTCAGACTAGATTTCATTATTTATTACTGCCCTAATTTGAAATCCTTACTGTTTAAACAAAAACTTGtgtttttgttctttgaactaATGAAATAATTATTGTCTTTCTAAATCCAGATTGCCATAAAGTACAGATGGAAACTGATGCTGAACTGAGTGGCAAAGTTGAACAGTCACTGGCAAAGATGTGCTTCAGTAGTTAGTGCACAAACATACAGTGCACTTCTTCTCTAGCTCCATTCTACTCAGCTTGCTTCTTCTGTAGTGCAACTGTCCAGAAATAATACTTTAGCTGCTGAATTTCCTAAGTAATTAGTTTATCATAtgagtttaattttgatttgtTATTTGCATAAAGGGTATAACAACATTTATTACATAAAATATATTTTCCAGTGCTTTGTGTGAAATGTTGGATTTAATTTGTTTCTTCAAAATAATATTAACATTCTGTTCTATTTTTTCACCTGTGCACTGTGTGAAAGTGAAAGATTAACTTTATACTCCTACTTGACTTGAGATTCTGATGTTGTTTTTCTATGCAGTCAGATCTGCCGAATTCTCCAACTTTAAATCTTATGTTTATATATTTGAGGCATTTGATAGATTGTGAATAATTTTACATTTATACGTTTTGTGAGGTCTTAAGACACTTGTTAAGAGTGTAAGCATCATCCAGGATACACGTGAAAACTACATTTGTGTGGAATTCCATGCCTTAAACATTGAGAAGCCTTTACTGCTTTCAAAATAAGGCCTTTATTTCTTGTGTGAGCTATACAAAACTCGTTATCTATACTTGCTAAATGTTGAATCTTATGAAGTATGTACAGATTCACAGAACAATTGTTGGCATAAAATAATATGATAATCAAGCTTTACATTTTGTTTTTAGAGAAGTATTCATGCAATCCCTTAAAGAGTCAGGTGATGCATAATTTGGGGGCCTGTTCAACTATTCTACATGAATAATGCACACATAATGGACTTGGCAGACTGATGTACATGGGTAGTTAAACTGTTAGTAGTTATCTGTTATCTTTGGTTGCCGCTAATTACCTCTAACACTAACTGTGAATTTAGATTGGCCCCTAAGTGGAGCAGTGCAATAGCACATTTTGTTGGTATGCAGAGTACAGTAACATGAAGGGAACGGGAAAATGTGAGCAATTCAACACAATTTCCTGATCTTTAGTTGTCTGAGGAAGTCCTGAGAGAAGCAGGCACTTCCTAACAGAGAAAGTGCGAAATACAGTGGATGAAACATTATCAACCAATCTTGTTCTGATACCAGTCTAAAACTGCCATTAGCAAAAGTAAGCTACCTACCTGCCCATCCTCTGAACTAAAGAAAGTTGAGTAGCATTGGAAAGAATGACAAACAGACAGAAAATAAAACCACTGAGCAACAAAAGGATGTCTACTCCTAAACAACTCTCTTCAGTGCCAGGTAGGAGCTTATTATGAATCAAGGAAGCAGGAGAATGTGTGGAGCATGGAGCAAAGTGCatactttaaaaaatattaaatgtTGATTCCCTGTGACTAACATATTCTTACTGAAATTCTTTGGGTCTTtttagtgtgtttgtgagtgggaaTATGAAAAGATTAGAGTGACTTCACAATCAAAATGAGTGGTGTGCTACTAACCAAATTATATTTAGTGGTTGTGGTGTTTGAAAATGATAAACACAATACATTCATAGTAGTTTTAGAACTCTGTTCAAATATCAAATTTATTTTCTCAATCTGTACTGTGAGGAGGATTTGGTCTAGATGCTAACATCCTGACCAaatcctgattttaaaaaagagcagcatgTCAGCTCAATACTCCAGTGAAATATAATGCAAGTTAAGCCTGTAAACTGATCAGTATTTGTTTCACCTATGACTCCTTATGTCTTAGCTTTCTGTAAAGATGCACACTCAcaggaacacaaaaggtatttattaaaatAGGTAAAACTGTACAGAAGCCAACAGCCCCCCAGCTTCCCAGAAGCAGCCCACCGGCTGCcgcagtccctacatgtcttcagGCTAAGATAGGACTCCAGCCCCAGGGTGATTACCACTCTCTGCCCCAATTGATCCCTCAAGCTAGGTGACTTCTTCGGCTGGCAGCCCTCCCCCTTTAactttatacaatcttcaataatCAAGTTACCCAAGCCCAAATTCTAACTAAGCAAGTTGGAGAATTACAAATCAAGTCTTTGAGggttttttctgttttttgtagAACGGTGTATTTCTGTATTCTGAGATGCTTCCAGCTGATTAACTTTAACAGGTACTTCTtctggcacaggcagttcattacCACTTGCTTACAGGGAGACATCAGTTACGTCTATAACAGGTCGATCAGGTACTTGGGTGCTTACAGATTCAAAAATCTTGACAgcaacactgactgctggagtGTCTCTACTCCTCAAGTGATCCTTATGTTTGCGAACAATACGTCCCTCCAAGTCTACTGGGTATGACAGGTTCagtgataagatcttgaggcttGTGTGATCAAACATAAACACTTTTATTGATAGGCTTTAACTCTGTACAGTTCCAAatgctgggtggaattttacgagttTTTTTCTacatgtccagctagcgtgaaaatgggaaagtTCCTGATCtgatttttgggtgagttttcacacccaatcttatacactcagtcattgaaaatatgggctagaccatttctagccactagaggcagtgggcggaGCTTAATTCACAAGACAGTCTGCATCTCAGAGCAGAGCaacaaactgcacatgcgcagaaagagCACGAAAAAAGCAGCTTCCCTGACAGAACCCCACCCCCGCATCCCACCTCCAGGCCAGATACagcttccctctccccctcacggaCATTGGGGACCTCCCAACATTACCAACCCCcttcctgccccccccgcccccggatccccttgcacatggccccctcatcacTCCCTGGCTCCCATTGCCGAGTGAcatggccctctctctctctcctgcccctgatcatcacagaggcacaaatctccccccacccccatctaacGGGCACATGAATTGCCTAAActatctgcagctgatctgccctaacaagggaaagCTCTCTAAAAACCCtgaggatggacagacaggcaggcagtgcaggaagaaatggcctccaggaagccAGCTCTCCGATTTTTGGATGCAGATcttgccaggttgctggaggcagtggaagcaaggCGGGACACCTTCTTCCCTC includes:
- the LOC144499266 gene encoding nuclear receptor-interacting protein 3-like, coding for MFYSDILRENRRQQMDIREAASLRQQRRMKQTVQFIHKDSADLLPLDGLKKLGTSKETQPHNILQRRLLETNLSKFQANNRGTWSSINSFPVQNKNFQQTKQELHKITHEDDLIFVCCKCAGIEMKVQIDTGSRYNLISSACVDKLGLKELVKTDKGETEKMGMPFISKAKGQIENIGIAIGQLNIECSAAVVDDDDEKTLSLGLQTLRSLKCIIDMEKQYLIIGEKEKEEIPFLDCHKVQMETDAELSGKVEQSLAKMCFSRLNPKKRVLNLPGRVLSEL